AGTGAGATTATTGCGGCCAATCCGCAGATCACCAATCCCGCATTGATCTATCCCGATCAGATTATCACAATCCCGTTGCCCCCGGCATCCGTACTCGCCTTCGAACAAGAGGTTGTGAACCTGGTCAATCAGACCCGTAAAGCCTACGGTCTGAAAGAGCTGACGATCAACTGGGAACTGGCCCGCGTGGCGCGCTATAAGTCGCAGGATATGCACGATAAACACTATTTCTCGCACACGAGCCCGACTTACGGCTCGCCGTTCACAATGATGAAAAACTTCGGTATCACCTATCGGACGGCCGGCGAGAACATCGCCATGGGCTACACGACCCCGCGCAGTGTTTTCGACGGCTGGATGAACTCAAGCGGCCACCGTGCGAATATCCTGAATGCCGGTTACACCCAAATTGGCGTCGGCTTTGTCGAAGAGGGTTATTACTGGACTCAGATGTTTATCGGATAATCATTTCATTTTTAAAATATTTCGCCGCTCTGTAAACGAGCGGCATTTTTATACACTATGTATATATAACTGATATTGTTTTTTCGAGTGGTTTTTGCTATACTGAAAAAGGATATTGATTCAAACCGACGAAGGGATGTTTTAATATGAGCAGAGGCATTATGACCCCCATCTACGCCCAAATCGCACTCGATATCGCAGTCCGCATCAGCAAGGGTGCGCTCAAAGAAAACACCAAGGTACATGGCCGTTCGGTCATGTCTTCCGAATACGGCGTCTCGCCCGAGACCATCCGCCGGTCGATGAAACTGCTCGAAGACGTCGGCGTTGTCGAAAAC
This sequence is a window from Oscillospiraceae bacterium. Protein-coding genes within it:
- the safA gene encoding SafA/ExsA family spore coat assembly protein, translating into MISVFPIAAQTTTYKVIKGDSMWKIAVRYQVGISEIIAANPQITNPALIYPDQIITIPLPPASVLAFEQEVVNLVNQTRKAYGLKELTINWELARVARYKSQDMHDKHYFSHTSPTYGSPFTMMKNFGITYRTAGENIAMGYTTPRSVFDGWMNSSGHRANILNAGYTQIGVGFVEEGYYWTQMFIG